From a single Pseudophryne corroboree isolate aPseCor3 chromosome 6, aPseCor3.hap2, whole genome shotgun sequence genomic region:
- the TSPAN9 gene encoding tetraspanin-9 isoform X2, whose protein sequence is MARGCLCCLKYMMFLFNLIFWLCGCGLLGVGIWLSVSQGNFATFSPSFPSLSAANLVIAIGTIVMVTGFLGCLGAIKENKCLLLSFFIILLIILLAELILLILFFVYMDRVNENAKQDLKDGLLLYNTENNVGLKNAWNIIQAEMHCCGVTDYTDWYPVLGENTVPDRCCMENSQDCGHNSTGLVWRTGCYEKVKMWFDDNKHVLGTIGMCILIMQILGMAFSMTLFQQIHRTGKKYDA, encoded by the exons CTCTGCGGCTGCGGATTGTTAGGAGTTGGTATCTGGCTATCCGTATCACAAGGAAATTTTGCAACATTTTCTCCCAGTTTCCCATCCCTTTCTGCAGCAAATCTGGTCATTGCCATTGGTACGATTGTCATGGTGACTGGCTTCCTCGGTTGTCTAGGTGCTATAAAGGAAAACAAGTGCCTGCTTTTAAGT TTTTTCATCATTTTACTGATCATTCTTTTGGCTGAACTGATACTCCTTATCCTGTTTTTTGTCTATATGGACAGG GTCAACGAGAATGCAAAGCAGGATTTGAAAGACGGTTTATTGCTTTACAATACAGAAAATAATGTTGGACTGAAGAACGCTTGGAACATTATTCAGGCAGAA ATGCACTGCTGTGGGGTGACAGATTACACTGATTGGTATCCAGTGCTAGGAGAAAACACGGTTCCCGATCGATGCTGTATGGAAAATTCCCAGGACTGTGGCCACAATTCCACTGGCTTAGTATGGAGAACA GGATGTTATGAGAAAGTGAAAATGTGGTTTGATGACAATAAGCATGTTCTTGGTACGATTGGGATGTGTATACTCATAATGCAG ATACTGGGAATGGCCTTCTCCATGACTCTCTTTCAGCAGATACACAGGACTGGTAAAAAATATGATGCCTAG